The Halostella limicola genome includes the window GCCGAGTATCTCGTAGGCCTCGCGCTCGCTCGGTCCCGAGTTCGGTTGCGGGGCGGCGCCGCCCCGCCGCCGACCGCGGCGGGCGCGCCGGCGGCTCTCGCGGGCCTCGTAGCGCTGGCGGGCCTCGCGGCGGCGGCGACTCTCCTCGGCCGCGCGCCGAGCGCCAGCGCCGAACCCCGCGTCCCGGGACCTGGCGTACTCGGGACCGGTCCGCCGTCGCGCCTGCTCGGCGAGTTTGCCGGTTCCCTGGTACCAGAACACGTACGCGAGGAAGGCGAAGGGCGCGGCGAGTATCAGGACGAAGGGGTTCCGCTGCACCAGCGTCAGGATACCGAGCACGGCGGCTAACCCGGCGAACACCGCCGACAGTCCGACGAGGAGCGTCGCCCGTGGCACGTGTACACGTTCGGACCGGAATCAGGTAAGCGTCCCGCCACGTAGCAGAAATTAAACGCGATGACACGCTCGAACGGCCGGGGCCGTCTAGGGTGCGAATGGTTTCGGTTTCTACTATAGGTACAAGTGTTTCCCCGTGGTACGAGCGGTATGAGCATCAGCGGGCTCTGCCAGATCTGCCAGTCGCGGGAGGCACAGGTGCAGTGTGACCGCTGCGGGAACATGGTCTGTCGCCAGCACTTCGAGGAGTCGGCGGCAGTCTGCGCCGACTGCGCGTCGGAAGTGGAGGAGACCGGCGGCGGGCGGACCTTCTAGCGACCGGGGCGCTCCTGCAGTACGGACCGGTCGATCTCGGTCACGTCGGTCGCGCCTGCGAGCGCGACCGTCAGGTCCAGATCGGCGAGGAAGTTCTCGACGACTGCCTTCACCCCCTCTTGCCCGCCGAGGGCGAGACCGTAGACGTAGGGGCGGCCGAGCAGCACCGCGTCGGCGCCCAGCGCCAGTGCGCGGACGGCGTCGCCGCCGCGGCGGATCCCGCTGTCGAACAGCACCGGAACGTTCTCGCCCACCCTGTCGACTACCTCCGGGAGGGCGTCCGCCGCGGCGACCGACCCGTCGACCTGCCGGCCGCCGTGGTTCGAGACGACGACCCCGTCCGCGCCGTGCTCCAGCGCGAGGGCGGCGTCGTCGGGGTGGAGGACGCCCTTCACGACCACCGGCAGGTCCGTCGACGCCGTGAGGTCTTCGAGGTCCGCCCACGTGTGGCTCGCGTCGGAGAACAGGTCGAGGAACTGCGTCACCGCGGCGTCGGGGTTCTCCTCGGGGTCCGCGTCGAGCATCTCCCAGAAGACGGGGTCTTCGAGGTAGTTCGCGATCCCCTCGCCCTCCATGAACGGGAGGTAGCCCAGGTCGACGTCGCGCTCGCGCCAGCCCAGAAGCGGCGTGTCGAGCGTCACGACCACCGCCTCGTAGCCCGCGGCCTCGGCCCGTTCGAGGAGGCTGGCGGTCAGGTCCTCGTCCGCGCTCCAGTACAGCTGGAACCAGCCGGGCGTCCCGCCGAGTTCGTCGGCGACGCGCTCCATCGGCTCGGAGGCGGCCGTGCTGTGCGCGAACGGGACGCCCGTCTCGCGGGCGGCCGCCGCCGTGGCGAGTTCGCCCTCGTCGTGGACGATCGACTGCACGCCGACGGGCGCGAGCATCACCGGCGCGGGGAACTCGGTGCCGAGGACCTCGGTCTCCAGCGACCGCTCGGTCAGGTCCCGCAGCATCCGCGGCCGGATCCGCCACCGCTCGATGGCGCGGCGGTTCTCCCGCTTGGTCTCCTCGCCGCCCGCGCCGCCGGCGACGTACGCGTACGCCTCGTCGGTCAGCTCCGCCTCCGCGGCCGCCTTCAGGTCTTCGTACGCGACCGGGTACTCCGGCGTCTCGCCCGCCGCGTGCCGTCTGGTGTACACCTCGACCTGCCGGTTGTAGCCGTAGTCCTCGGGCATGGGAGTGGGGTTCGCTACCACGCGACAAAAACCTTCACCGCGTGGAGGGTTTGAAACAGGCGTTGCGCGGACCGCCGCCGCTCAGCGGTGCCGGTTCAGCCGCTTCTTCAGTCGCTTCGCCGCCTGCCCGGCAGCGCGGTCGAACCCCTCGCCCGCGTCTCGCGGGTTCCCCGCTCGACTGCCCGAGGCGTGTCGCGCCTCGCTCTCTTCTCCCGCGAAGATGATCCCCCGCGAGGAGTTGACGAGGCCGACCCCGTCGGCGAGGCCGTACTCGACGGCGGCCTCCGCGTCGCCGCCCTGCGCGCCGACGCCGGGGACGAGGAAGGGCAGGTCGGGCACCTGCTCGCGGACGCTCTCGAGTTCGTCGGTCGTCGTCGCGCCGACGACGAGGCCGACGTTGCCGTTCTCGTTCCAGAGGTCGGCGAGCGCGGCGACGCGCTCGTAGACGGCCTCGCCCGAGGCGAGTTCGAGGTCCTGCAGGTCCCCGCCGCCCGAGTTCGAGGTGCGACAGAGGACGAAGACGCCGCGGTCGGCCTTCGAGAGGAACGGCTCCAGCGAGTCCCGGCCCATGTACGGGTTGGCCGTGATGGCGTCGGCCGTCGGCCCGTCGGCGTCCGGATTCAGTAGCTTCGCGTACTGGCGCGCCGTGTTGCCGATGTCGGCGCGCTTGGCGTCGAGCAGGACCGGGACGTCCTTCCCGTGGGCGTACGCGATGGTCTCCTCCAGGGCGGCCCAGCCGTCGGGGTCCTCGTAGAACGCCGCGTTGGGCTTGAAGGCGGCGGCGTGCTCGTGCGTGGCGTCGATGATCCGGCGGTTGAACGCCCACCGCGGCAGGTCGCGGTCCCGCAGGTGGTCGGGGATGCGGTCCGGGTCCGGGTCGAGGCCGACGCTCACGACGCTGTCGACGGCGTCGATGCGGTCGGCCAGCCGGTCGAAAAAGCGCATATCGCCGCTTCCGCGGCGCCGCACTACAAGGTTCCTATCTTCCGCTTCTCAAATCCCGGGACCGTCGCGTCGGGGTCTTCGAGCGCGTCCAGCCCGTCCCCCACCGTGTAGATCTCGTCCCCGTCGGCGCAGGGGAGGACCGTCCGGAGGTCGTCGTCGTACACGGCGAGACACATGATGGGGAGGTCGACGACCTCCTTCGGCTCCGCGCCGGGCTCGATCCGCATGGTCCGCTTGGTGAACGCCGGTTCGAGGCTGTAGCCGTGCTCGTCGGCCCACTCCGTGAACTCCCGGTACTTCTCCCGCGCCGTAGCGGTCGCCTGATGGCTCCAGTCGTCCGTTTCGAGGTTCAGCCGCTTCCCCCAGATCTCCACGTCGAAGTCGGCGATGTGGCCGCTCTCGTCCAGTTCCTGCAGTCGCGCCACCACGGACTGCTGTCTGTTGTGCGTGCCGTACACCGGTTCGCGCATCAGTAGCTCGGCGCTCTCAGTTCCGTTCATGGATCCCCCGTTCCCTACTGGGGATTACAGCGAAGTAGTACTTAGTTTTTTCCGGGCGTATTGATTATGCGGGTGAAATTACTATCATCAGAACAGTATTCTACGGAAGCCCTCCTCGCAACCGTTTCGTGCCCTCGCGAGCGGGTTATCCCGTGTTAATCGCTCGATTCTTCTCAGTCTGTGAGAACTACCGGAGAGCTCATATACCGGTAATAATAGCCGCTTCGGGAGGGTACACTGAAACCGCCGGCGACCGTACGGACCGACACATGGGACTCACGGCCGTCGTTTTCGATCTCGACTACACGCTGGCGGTGCCCGACCGGGACCGCCAGACGCTGCTGAACGAGGCGACGGCGTCGGTCGGCGCAGTCGACATCGATCGCGAGGCGTACCTCGGCGCGCACAGGGAGAACCTGACGGGCGAGACCCGCGAACCGATCTTCGCGGACCTTCTCGCAGAGCGCGAGGCGGACGCCGACCCGACTGAACTCGCCGGCGCGTACCGGCGCGCGATCGCCGACGCGATCCGGCCGATCGACGGCGCGGCCGATCTCGTTCGGGAGCTACGGAAGCGATACCGCGTGGGGCTGCTGACCAACGGGCCGGTCCGCGCCCAGCGGGACAAGCTCCGCACCCTGGGGTGGGAGGACCTGTTCGACGCCGTGGTCGTCACCGGCGACCTCGACGCGGGCAAGCCCGACGGCCGCGCCTTTGAGGCAGCCCTCGACGCGCTCGACGTCGAGGCTGACGAGGCGGTGTACGTCGGCGACGAGGTGGAGGCCGACGTCCGCGGAGCCGACGCGGCCGGCCTGCGGGTCGTGCAGGTTGTCTCCCCGGATGGGCCCGACCCGGACCCGACCGCGGACGCCCACGTCGACCGCGCCGAACTCGTCACCTGCCTGCCGCTCGTGATCGCGGATCTGGACTAGTCGAGGGCCTCGACGACGGCTTCGACCACGTCTACGGCGCGTTTCACCTCGGCCCCGCTCTCGACGAACACCAGCGTCTTCGGCGGATCGACCGCTTTCGGCCGCACGCGCAGGTCGCGCTCGCCGGCCGCCGCCGCGGCCGCGTCCTGCTCCTCGCGGAACTCGATCCGCGCGCGGTCCTCGTGGACGTACACCTCCGCGAGCAGTTCGCCCCGCGTCTCGTCGGGCGCGTGGCGGGTGCGGGCGTCCTCCCAGGTGCCCTCGATCGCCCGCTCGACGTCGTACGCGCGCTCGCCGTCTGGCGTCCCCTCGACCGACCGGTCCGGGTTGACGACGGCCAGCCGGTCGAGGACGCCGTCGACGCGGCCGTCCACCTCCGAGGCGAGCAGTTCGGCGATACGGCGGCCGTCAGCGACGCTGTCTTCGACCATGGTCGTCTCTCGACGGTCGCGCCACATCAGTCGATCGGATACCGGCGGACCGCGACCGCGGTGCCGACGGTTTCGCCGCCGCTCCGGGCTTTATTATCCCTCTCCCCGAACATCGGCGCGGGATGACGCGCACGGCAGTTTCGCACGAGGACGGCGTCGTCTACGAGTTCGCGCCCGACCTCGACGCCGTGTACGAGGCCACGCCGGGGGAACGGCTGACCGTCGAGACGAGGGACAGCCTCGAAGGCGCAGTCCAGACTGAGGACGACGTGGTCGAGGCGGTGCCCGACGAGGTCAACGCGGCGACCGGACCGATCGCCGTCGACGGGGCCGAACCGGGCGACGTGCTCCGGGTCGAGATCGGGGACGTCCGCGTCGCCGAGGACCGCGGCCGGGTGATCACCATCGAGGGCTTCGGCCTCCTGCACGACCGCGAGGAGATCGAGACGCCGCGGACCCGCATCACCCCGGTCGAGGACGGCGCGGTGACGTTCGACGGGATCGAGGTGCCGATCGAGCCGGTGATCGGCACCATCGGCGTCGCGCCGGCCGCGGAGTCGTACTCGACGCTCGTCCCGCACGACCACGGCGGGAACCTCGACACCACGGCGATCACGGACGGCAACGTCGCGTACTTCCCGGTGTTTCAGGATGGCGGCATGCTCGCCATGGGCGACTGCAAGGCCGCGATGGCTGACGGCGAGATGTGCGGGACGGGCGCCGAGATCGCCACCGAGATCGACGTGACCGTCGACGTGATAGACGACCCGGCGGCGTCGATCGACCGGCCGGTCGTCGAGACGCCGGAGGTGTGGACGGTGCTCGCCAGCGCCGAGACGCTGGAGGAAGCCTGCGAGACGGCCAACCTGGACGCGATGGCGCTTCTCGAAGCCGAACACGGGTTCGATCCCACCGACGCGCACCTCTTCTCCAGTCTCGTCGGCGGGCTGGAGATCAGCCAAGTGGTCGACCCGCTCGTGACCGTCCGCAACGCGATCCCGAAGGAGTACCTCGACGACCCGTTCGACCGTTAATCGCCAAGCCCCTCTCGCGCGGACTCCGCCGCCCCGTCCACGTCGAGGCCGCGGCGGCGGGCGTACACGACAGCCGCCGCCTCGACCGTCACGCCCAGTTCGCCCTGGAGGCGGTTGATGTCCGCGACGGCCTCCTGTTTCTCCGCGCCGTCGGCGACGACCCGGTCGAGCACTCGCTCGAACGTCGAGCGCTCCCGGAGGATGGACTCGTCGGGGACGAACTCCTCGGGGACGTCCACGCCGTCGGCGTCGAACGTCGCGACGATGTCCCCGTCGTCCCGTTCGAGCAGCCCCTGTCCCGTCGCTACGTCGATCAGTCGCTTCGCCTGGTCGGGGGAGAACCAGTCACGGTCCAGCGACAGCGCGACCACGAACTCGTTCTCGCCGATCCGGTCCGTTCCCCGCTGGCGGAAGGGCGCGGCGACTGCCGTCCGAAGGCTCATCGCTATCAGCACCCGCCACGGCCGGGGTAAAACTACCGGTTCGCCGACGGGGAAGTCGTGCGATTCAAGTAGCTGCTGAGTCTCGTATCGGGTATGACAGACCAGGGACGCTCCACTCGCAAGCGTACGGGCGGCCGACTCCGACCCAACTCCGACCGCAAGAAGCACCAGCTCGGTCGCCACCCGACCGAGACCCAGGTCGGCGAACCGAACCTGAAGACGACCAAGGCCCGCGGCAACACGACCAAGACCCGCGCGCTCGCGACGAACGTCGCGCAGGTCGCCGCCGACGGCGAGACCGTCGAGGCCGAGATCGAGGACGTCGTCGAGAACCCGAGCAACCCGAACTACGTGCGCCGGAACATCGTCACGAAGGGCGCCATCATCGAGACCTCCGAGGGGCGCGCCCGCGTCACCTCCCGCCCCGGCCAGACCGGACAGGTCAACGCCGTCCTCGTCGACGACGAGTAATCGCGCTTTCTCCTTTCGGTCACAGCGGTTTCGAGCGGTAGCTGTCGGTCACGGGTCGGTTACTGAGTGTGTTCCCCCGACCACCCGGCCGCGCTGGCGTACGCGAGCGAAGCGAGCGTCGCCAGCGGACGGGGAAGGGCAGGCACTCAAAGCGTGCGCCGGCGACCGCCGGCGTCTTCACGAGCGAAGCGAGTGAAGGCTCGTGAGGCCGAAGGCCTCACGGCGACTCGCGCAGACTAGCGGACCTTAGCGAGAATCGCGAAGCGATTCTGGCGGCGGACATTGAAAGGGCGACGAAATCGCTGCCAAGCGATTTCGAGGGCTTTCAGGGACGTGGCGCGGCTTTCTGAAGCGCGGTCTCCGCGATGTTGCCGCCGTAGTCGGCGCTCCGGGACAGCGAGTCGACGACGAGGCCGAGCAGTTGCGCCTCCGCGGGGTTGAGGTCGCGCAGGAGTTCCCGGAGGTCGCCGGTGTGCTCGTCGATGGCGAGGATCGACTCGCGGGCCTCGTTCGCGAGTTCGGTCGCCCCGTCGGGATCGTCCATGAACAGCGCGTCCATCGCCTTGTCGATCACGGCCGAGGAGTCGTCGTGGGCGGACCGGAGGGCGTCGGCCACGTCGTCCGGGACCTCGTCCAGGTCGAGGCTGAGGTGGGCGATCTTCGCGGCGTGGTCGGCGATCCGCTCCAGCTGCCGGGCGCTCGAGTGGTAGTCGAAACACACCTCGCGGGGGAGTCCGAGCTCCTTGGCGGCGCGGGGCGAGCGAAGCGTCGCACGGAAGATCCGCGAGACGACGAACCAGAGCCGGTCCACGTCGTCGTCGCGCTCGATCACGTCGCGCGCGAGGTCGTCGTCGTTCTGGACCAGCGCCGCGACGGCGTCCTCGAGCATCGACCGCGAGATGAGCCGCATGCGCGTCACGGCGTTCTCGATCGACAGCTCCGAGGAGTCGAGCAGGTCCTGCAGGACGACACGCTCGCTCGTCTCCTCGAGCACCTCGACGCCGACGAGGCCCTGCACTGCCTCGCGGATGGCGCGGCGCTGGTCCGTCGAGATGCGCCCGGCCTCGAGCGCGATGATGTCGAACCCGCTGACGTACATCGTCATCACCGCGCGGGTCAGCTGTTCGCCCTTCAGGTCGGCGACGTCGAGCGTGCCCTCGGTGCGCTCGCTGTCGCTTC containing:
- a CDS encoding J domain-containing protein; its protein translation is MPRATLLVGLSAVFAGLAAVLGILTLVQRNPFVLILAAPFAFLAYVFWYQGTGKLAEQARRRTGPEYARSRDAGFGAGARRAAEESRRRREARQRYEARESRRRARRGRRRGGAAPQPNSGPSEREAYEILGVDPGASEERVRRAYREKVKETHPDAEGGDEERFKRVAAAYDRLTDADESRTAQNR
- a CDS encoding alpha-hydroxy-acid oxidizing protein, giving the protein MPEDYGYNRQVEVYTRRHAAGETPEYPVAYEDLKAAAEAELTDEAYAYVAGGAGGEETKRENRRAIERWRIRPRMLRDLTERSLETEVLGTEFPAPVMLAPVGVQSIVHDEGELATAAAARETGVPFAHSTAASEPMERVADELGGTPGWFQLYWSADEDLTASLLERAEAAGYEAVVVTLDTPLLGWRERDVDLGYLPFMEGEGIANYLEDPVFWEMLDADPEENPDAAVTQFLDLFSDASHTWADLEDLTASTDLPVVVKGVLHPDDAALALEHGADGVVVSNHGGRQVDGSVAAADALPEVVDRVGENVPVLFDSGIRRGGDAVRALALGADAVLLGRPYVYGLALGGQEGVKAVVENFLADLDLTVALAGATDVTEIDRSVLQERPGR
- the pyrF gene encoding orotidine-5'-phosphate decarboxylase, encoding MRFFDRLADRIDAVDSVVSVGLDPDPDRIPDHLRDRDLPRWAFNRRIIDATHEHAAAFKPNAAFYEDPDGWAALEETIAYAHGKDVPVLLDAKRADIGNTARQYAKLLNPDADGPTADAITANPYMGRDSLEPFLSKADRGVFVLCRTSNSGGGDLQDLELASGEAVYERVAALADLWNENGNVGLVVGATTTDELESVREQVPDLPFLVPGVGAQGGDAEAAVEYGLADGVGLVNSSRGIIFAGEESEARHASGSRAGNPRDAGEGFDRAAGQAAKRLKKRLNRHR
- a CDS encoding HTH domain-containing protein; this translates as MNGTESAELLMREPVYGTHNRQQSVVARLQELDESGHIADFDVEIWGKRLNLETDDWSHQATATAREKYREFTEWADEHGYSLEPAFTKRTMRIEPGAEPKEVVDLPIMCLAVYDDDLRTVLPCADGDEIYTVGDGLDALEDPDATVPGFEKRKIGTL
- a CDS encoding HAD family hydrolase, with translation MGLTAVVFDLDYTLAVPDRDRQTLLNEATASVGAVDIDREAYLGAHRENLTGETREPIFADLLAEREADADPTELAGAYRRAIADAIRPIDGAADLVRELRKRYRVGLLTNGPVRAQRDKLRTLGWEDLFDAVVVTGDLDAGKPDGRAFEAALDALDVEADEAVYVGDEVEADVRGADAAGLRVVQVVSPDGPDPDPTADAHVDRAELVTCLPLVIADLD
- a CDS encoding acetamidase/formamidase family protein gives rise to the protein MTRTAVSHEDGVVYEFAPDLDAVYEATPGERLTVETRDSLEGAVQTEDDVVEAVPDEVNAATGPIAVDGAEPGDVLRVEIGDVRVAEDRGRVITIEGFGLLHDREEIETPRTRITPVEDGAVTFDGIEVPIEPVIGTIGVAPAAESYSTLVPHDHGGNLDTTAITDGNVAYFPVFQDGGMLAMGDCKAAMADGEMCGTGAEIATEIDVTVDVIDDPAASIDRPVVETPEVWTVLASAETLEEACETANLDAMALLEAEHGFDPTDAHLFSSLVGGLEISQVVDPLVTVRNAIPKEYLDDPFDR
- a CDS encoding DUF2240 family protein; translation: MSLRTAVAAPFRQRGTDRIGENEFVVALSLDRDWFSPDQAKRLIDVATGQGLLERDDGDIVATFDADGVDVPEEFVPDESILRERSTFERVLDRVVADGAEKQEAVADINRLQGELGVTVEAAAVVYARRRGLDVDGAAESAREGLGD
- a CDS encoding 30S ribosomal protein S8e, yielding MTDQGRSTRKRTGGRLRPNSDRKKHQLGRHPTETQVGEPNLKTTKARGNTTKTRALATNVAQVAADGETVEAEIEDVVENPSNPNYVRRNIVTKGAIIETSEGRARVTSRPGQTGQVNAVLVDDE
- a CDS encoding phosphate uptake regulator PhoU, with protein sequence METRKVQVTGGSTYTVSLPKSWATDNGVSAGSEVEFYPEDDSLLLTPRSDSERTEGTLDVADLKGEQLTRAVMTMYVSGFDIIALEAGRISTDQRRAIREAVQGLVGVEVLEETSERVVLQDLLDSSELSIENAVTRMRLISRSMLEDAVAALVQNDDDLARDVIERDDDVDRLWFVVSRIFRATLRSPRAAKELGLPREVCFDYHSSARQLERIADHAAKIAHLSLDLDEVPDDVADALRSAHDDSSAVIDKAMDALFMDDPDGATELANEARESILAIDEHTGDLRELLRDLNPAEAQLLGLVVDSLSRSADYGGNIAETALQKAAPRP